CGTTGTCGGGAATATCGGTGCGGTTCTTGAGGTCGTCGGCATTGCGCATCAACTCGCGCGCCACGTCCATCGCCACGTTACCGCCACCGATCACGGCCACCTTCTCGGCGTCAAGCGGCCAGGTGCGGGCGCCCGTGGGATAGCCGTCGTACCATTCCACGAACCGAGCCGCGCCATGCACGCCGTCCAGCTCGGCGCCGGGAATCGTCAGCGGCCGGTCGGCCACCGCGCCCGTGGCGAAGAGCACCGCGTCGTAGCGGGGCATGAGGTCGTCAAGGGTCACGTCGCGGCCGAATTCCACGTCGCAATAGAGGTGGATGTCGGGGTTGTCGAGCGTCTTCTCGAGCGCGTCGGCGATGTATTTGATGGCCGGGTGGTCCGGGGCCACGCCGTAGCGCACGAGGCCGAACGGCACCGGCAGCTTCTCGAAGAGGTCGATACGCGCCTTGGTCGGCAAGCCAAGCTCCTCGCCGGTCTTCTTCAGCTGGCGAAGGAAAATATCGGAGGAATAGACGCCTGCCGGGCCCGCGCCCACGACGGCGATACGCAGTTCATTGTCATTGCTCATATCCCTAGGTTATCGCACACGCCCCATCGCGCGAAAGGAATTTGCCAAAACGTAAGGAAACATACTATTTACGGTTATACTTAGGTGCCGTACATTTCATATCATAACAAAACGAGGGCGGAACGCGACATTTGCCGCGAATCCGCCCTCGCTTGGGTTAGGTTGACAGGCCAATCAGCTCGGATTTACCAAAGGCCGAAGGGGTCGAAGAGACCACCGCCGTCCCCATCGTCGCTGCCGCTGCCATCGCTGCCGGAGCCGCTGTCGCCCTGGCCGCTGTCCTGTTTCTGCGACTCGGAGCGGTTGGAGCCCTTGACCTGCGTCTCCTCCTGGTCGAGCGTCACGTTGACGTCCATGGTCTGGCCGCCGCGCACGATGGTGAGCTTCACCTTGTCGCCGAGGCTCGCCGCGCGCACGTAGCCGAGCAACGCGGAACTACTGCCGACCGCCTTGCCGTTGAAGGCCACCACGGTGTCGTCGGCCTTGAGGCCAGCCTTGTCGGCCGGGCTGCCCTTGACGACCGCGGAACCGCCGCTGCTGGACTTGGTGATCTGCGCGCCGCCACGGGTGATGCCGTCGGATGTCGCCGTCGCGTTCTTGATGGTCACGCCCAGCATCGCGTGCTTGACGGAGCCCTTCGAGACGATCTCGTCGGCGATGCGCTTGACGAGGTCGGAGGGAATCGCGAAGCCGATGCCGATGGAGCCGGACTGGCTCTGCGAGGAGGACGCCGAGGCAATCGAGGAGTTGATGCCGATGACCTGGCCGGCCGCGTTGAAGGTCGGGCCGCCCGAGTTGCCGGGGTTGATAGCCGCGTCGATCTGCACGGCGTTGGTCACGATCTCGGAATTGTTGTCGTCCATCACCGAGACGGGGCGGTCGAGCGCCGAGACGATGCCGGTGGTGGCCGTGTCGTCGTAACCGAGCGGGTTGCCGACGGCCATCACGTTCTCGCCGACCGCGAGCTTGTCGGAATCGGCGAAGGTGACGGGCTTGAGGTCGCTGGGGGCGTTGTCGATCTTGATGACCGCCAGATCGGTGGTGGTATCGGTGCCGACCACGCTCGCGGTGAAGATCTGGCCATTGGAAAGCGTGACCTGGATGTTCTTGCCGCCCGAGATGACGTGGTTGTTGGTGACGATGTGGCCCTTGTTGTCGAGCACAGCGCCCGAGCCCTTCGCGATGCCCTGGCTCACCTGCGCCTGGATGGAGACCACGGAGCCCGAGACCTGCTTGGAAACGCTCGCCCAGTCGGGGGCCTGGCCGCCGTTGACGGTGGCAGTGCCGGGGCCGGACTTGTTGGAGCTGATGCCCGACATGGTGCCGGACGAGGGGATGCTGATCCAGCCCCTGGAGATGGCCGCGAAGCTGATGCCCAGGCAGAGGGCCGCGGCGACGACGGCCGCCACGATCGCGGTGATGATGTTGCTGTGGGCGCTGGCCCAGCTGCCGCCGTTACGGCCGTTCTGATTGCCGTTGCCACCCATATCTCCGGGGCCATACGACGGCGGAGCGCCGAAACCGCCCTGCTGGCCGCCGGGCATGTTGGGGTCACCGTATTCGCTGCCGTTGCCCTGGTTCGGCTGGCCTTGCGTGGGCGCGCCGTAAGCATTGCCGTCATTGGAGCCGAGACCGTTGAAGATGCCGTTCCAAGGCATGCCCGAGGTTCCGTCGACCACATTTCCGTCAGCCACATTCCCGTCGGCCGCACCATTGGGATTGGAGGCCGTGGGAGCCGGGCCGTACGCGCCGAACTCGGGAGCCGGACGGTAGGGGCCATAGCCCGCGTCGTCCTTCGAGATGGTCTCGGTCGGCGTGGTGTTGATGTCTTTGGTCGCGTTTGTATCGGCTTCGGAGCCGACGCTCGCAATGGCGTCAGCGCCAGTATTGGCATCAGCCGGAGCATTGGTCGTCGCGCCCGTATCACCGGAACGCTTATCCGCGGCCGGCTCCACAGGCTTGTAGCCCGGCATGATGAAATCGCCGTGGAACGTCTCGGCCGACGTGTCGCCTTGCCCGGGCTGGCGCTCGGCGGAATCCCGCTCGGCGCCCGGCGCACCCTGCGCCCCGCCCTGTGAGCTGGCTGGCTGATCGCCGCCCCACTCGTCCTTGTTGTCTTCAGCCATTGCTGCTCCTTCGTGTTTCCAAACGTCCCGCCGCGCCGGCACCCGCCGTCTCACCAGAACCGCACCCGTGTACTACTAACAACGAGTAAAGATACCCGGTCTGGAAATTCCCTGAACGTTTCTTTAAAGGAAGTTCCAAATTCCGGCACCACTCGCTTTGTCATACACAAAAACCCATATGGCACAATATTTTATCGACTCCCATAAACTATTTCGTCGTTCTTGTGGACGGCTCGGAAAGGCTTCGCCTAAAGTGAACTTATGACTTGCTTTGCTGATTTTCCCGGGACTTTCGGGACTTTGGAGACGTCGGAGGTCGGCAAGCCGATATCGGCATCGCTACGACAGCTAGCATTCGCATGGTCAAAATCACCGGGACGAGCGGTCGGATAGACTAATAAACGGACAGATAATATGGACCGGCGATATAGCCGCCGAACCGGCACGAGCGCCAGGCCCGGCCTGCGCCGCAAGGATTACCACGAGACGAATATGATGGACGAACGATGAACAAGCAAAACCCCACAAGCGAAGCGGCGGGAAACGCCGCGACCAATCCAGACAACGGCCCTTCGGCCGCTGACGCCACCAGCGGCACCGACGCTAACGGCGCCGCGCAAGGCCGCCCGGCCAACCCGCAGCCCAACCCGGTCTCCGAGGCGACCCAATACGCCCAGGTGAATTCGCGCCAAAGCGGACGGGACGCAAGCCTCAGCTACGTGATGCCGAGCGCGTCCGGCCTGCTGGAGCACCCGCTCGGCGCGGAACCCGGCAAACCCGGCGACCGCGGCAAATTCTGGTTCGAGGAACGCACGCGGCTCTCCGATTCGGCGGAGGGCAAGGGCCGCGGAGGCGCACGCTACGGCCGAACCGGCGTCATCCACACGCCCCACGGCGACATCCGGACCCCCGCGTTCGTGCCCGTCGCCACGCAGGCGGCCATGAAGGGCGTGCTGCCGGAGACGATGAAGTCGCTTGGCGCGCAATGCCTGCTTTCCAACGCTTTCCACCTCTTCGAGCGCCCTGGCGAGGACATCCTCGACGAGGCCGGCGGCTTGGCGCGCTTCGAAAATTGGGACGGCCCCACTTTCACCGATTCCGGCGGATTCCAGGTGCTTTCGCTGGGCGCCGGGTTCAAGAAGACGCTGGCGATGGACGTCACCGGCATGAAATCCGACGACGTAATCGCCAAGGGCCGCGAGCGCAAGGCGTTCGTGGACGAGGACGGCGTGACCTTCAAATCCCCGCTCAACGGCTCAAAACACCGGTTCTCCGCCGAAATCTCGATGGGCATCCAGCACAAGATCGGCGCGGACATCATGTTCTCGTTCGACGAGCTCACCACGCTGATGAACACACGCGGCTACCAGGAACGCTCCGTCGAGCGCACCTTCCGCTGGGCGAAACGTTGCGTCGCGGAGCACCAGCGGCTCACCGAGGCGCGGGTCGGCAAGCCCTATCAGGCGCTATACGGCGTGGTGCAGGGCGCGAACTACGAGGACTTGCGGCGACGCGCGGCCTCTCAGATCGCCTCGCTCGACTTTGACGGCGTGGGTATCGGCGGCGCCATCGAGAAGCGCGTCATTGGCGACACCTGCGCGTGGATCTGCGACGAAATGCCGGAATCACGGCCTCGGCACGTGCTTGGCATCGCCGCGGTGGACGATATCTTTGCCTGCGTCGAGAACGGCGGCGACACCTTTGATTGCGTCGCGCCCGCCCGCTGCGCCCGCAATGGCGCCATCTACACGCGTGATGGCCGATACAACATCAAGCGCGCCGCCAACAAGCGCGACTTCGGGCCGCTTGAAGAGGGCTGCGACTGCTATACGTGCACGCACTATTCGCGCGCCTACGTCGACCACATGCTGCACGCCCACGAAATCAACGGCGCGACGCTGGCCACCATCCACAACGAGCGCTTCTTCATCCGCCTGCTCGACGAGATCCGCGCCTCCATCGACGGCGGCTACTTCGAGGACTTCCGCGACGAGACCCTGGCCCGCTACTACGCCCACGGTTCCAAGGGCTGAGGCCGCGTTACCTAACACTCCGTCCTGTTGCGAAACAGCCTCTGGCTTACCACCCCAGACGCTGTTTCGTAACAGCTCCATACCATCCTTGTTACGAAACAGCCCTTGACTACCATCCAGATACCATCCCTTAACAGCACAACACCGTCCCAGCGAAGAAACGGACTCTGGCCACCACCCAAACGCCGTCCCGTAACAGCTCACCGCCACCCCTGTTACAAAACGGCACACAACGGACGCCCAGATACCGTCTCGTAACAGCTCCATACCACCCCTGTTACGAAACAGCCTCTGGCTACCATCCAGATACCGTCTGTTAACAGCACACCACCAATCCCGCCACGAAACGGCACACAACAGTCCCCCAGATACCGTCCCGCAACAGCTGCATACCATCCTGATGAAGAAACATCCCCGCGCCAGCACCCAGCACCTCAGTCCTCTGTGGCAGGACGGCTTCTGCACCACTCAGACGCCGTTTCGTAACAGCACACCACCAGCTCAGCGACGAAACGGGTGGTTGGACCATATAACTGACTGGTTTCGCGCATCTGGTTCGGTTTATGCTGAAGACCGTTTATTGGGAGCATTTAAGTGACCGGTTTTCGGCATCGGCTTAGCGATGTGCGTGAAACCGTTCACAGGTGGCTCATAAATGAACGGTTTCTAGCATCCGCGCCCCAATATGCGCGAAAACGCTCATTTGGGTGCCGCCAGCGAACGGTTTCACGCATTCCCATAACAATATGCAGAAAAACATTCATTATCATCGCCGCAAGCCTCCGGCCCCACAATCCCGGGCCTATAATCGTCCTTTTGTCACGCCCAGATGTGTCGTTCGTCACGTTCCGTCTCGTTACGAGCCCTCGAGCCGCGCCAATCCCACGGCCAATCGGTATCATGGAATCGTTCAGCGATGACAGGCAGAGGTGCAAAATGAATCTGAACGAGGCGATGACGGAGCGCCATTCCGTGAGAATGTATACCGACGAGGCGGTCAGCCCCGAAGTTCTCGACACGCTTGCTTCGGAAATCAAGGCCTGCAACGATACCTCGGGACTGCACATCCAAATGGCTTCCGGCCTCGACGACGCCTTCTGCGGATACAAAACGCACTATGGCCATTTCACCGGCGTCCACAACGCCATCGCGCTCGTCGCACACGTCGACAAGCCTTACGACCTTCGACCGAAGAAGAAAAAGACGCCGGAACCTTGTGATATCAAGCCTTCCGCACGTACGTCAAACGGTGACGACACAGACGCACTGCGAAGCAGCAGCAAAAATGACAATAGTAATAGGGACGATACCGCCCCAATCGCTCAGACCACTTCTCTGCCCGTTCCTCAATCGAATGCTCCCGCACCCGCCGACCCCGTACCTGCCGACGAAGCCGAAACCGAAGAAAAAGTAGGCTATTACGGCGAACAGCTCGCGTTGCGGATCGTCCAGCTCGGCCTGGCAACCTCATGGGCCGTGCTCGATGACGCCGAAGACGGCTGGTGGCAGCTGGAACCCGGCGAGCGCCTGGTATGGATTCTCGCGTTCGGCCACCCCGCGCGGGCCGGTGCCAAACACCACAGCAAACCCTTGGAATCACTGTGTTCACTGCCCGCCAGCCTCGGCCCAAACGCGACCCTCGAGGACGCTCCCAACTGGTTCCAGCGTGGTATCGCCGCCGCTTCGCTCGCCCCGACGTCGCTGAGCCAGCAGCCGTTCGTCTTCGAGCTGGAGAATACGAACGACCGCACAGCACAAGACGCGAACACCGCAGATGGTTCGAGAACGCTGGCCGATGGAGAAAGCTCAAACAATTCCGCAATCTCAAGCGACGCAACTGGTTCGACCAGTCCGACCAGCTCGACCGACTCGGCCAGTCCGACCGATCCGACCAGCGCAATCAGCACCACCGGCTCGACCCGCACCACAACCAGCTTGACCCACTCCACCCGCGCCACAACCAGCACGACCGACTCCGCCCACGCCGCAACCAGCTCGGCAACCGGCAGCACAAAGCCACTACCCACCGTCATTGTCCGCGCCACCCCGGGCCTCTTCGCCCACGTCGGCGTAGGCTGTGCCAAGCGCAACTTCGAAATCGGCGCTGGCTCCGGCAACTTCCAGTGGTCAAAGTAAGCCCACGCCCGACGCGTCCACTCCCCACGCTGCGTCACCAAGCAGACTCTCAGACGGTATCTCTTGCTTACTGACGCGCCAGACACCCACGCCGCATCGCCAAGCAGACTTTCGGGCACCGTTTTCTGCTTACCGACGCACCACGTCCCTATCCCGCGTCAGTAAGCAAAGTTACCAGCGCCTTTTCTGCTTACCGACGCGAATTGCTGCCCCATAACCATCCCACTGGGTGACACAACACGCATTGCGCGCAGCCCCTTGCGCTCGTCGGCACTGAGCAGTAACCTTACTATTTGTCTGCGAGTATGGCGGAATGGTAGACGCGCTGTCTTCAGGTGGCAGTGAGCAACTGCTCGTGGGGGTTCAACTCCCCCTACTCGCACCATCAACAAGACCTTCGAAACGCTGAGAATTCAACGCTTCGAAGGTCTTCGTGTTTCCGCACCCTCCCTGCAAGCAAACTAAAACTTGACAGTTCGGGACATAAGGGTATAGGCCGAACCACGGCTGTAAATCCTATATTCGGCCACCGCTCACTTGCGAGCGTCGGGGAAGGTGCGGATCTTCGGGGGCGTGTAGGTGGAGACGAAATTGGTGATCTCGTCGACCGAATCGGTGACGAGCAGCTTGTCGCGGTCGACGGCGGTGAGGAAGCCCGCGGCCACCATGTTGTCGAAGGTCTGCGCAAGTGGACGCCAATAGCCGTCGAGGTCGAAGAGGACGCAGGGCTTGTTGTTGAGCCCGATGCGCGCCCACGAGAAGGCCTCCGCGATCTCCTCGAGCGTGCCGGGGCCGCCGGGGAAGGCGACGAGCACGTCGCCCAGATCCATCATGCGGCGCTTGCGCTCGTCCATGTCGTCCACGACCTCCATGGTCGTCAGCCCCTCGGCCGCGGCGCCACGGTCGATGAGCATCTGCGGCATGATGCCATGCACCTTGCCGCCGCCGTCGAGCACAGCCTGCGCCACGACGCCCATCAGCCCGACGCCACCACCGCCATAGACCAGCTCGTTGCCGCCGCCGGCAATCCACTTGCCTAGCTGCTCCGCCGCGGCCGCCCACTTCGGCTCGTTCCCTTTCGCAGCCCCGCAATACACCGTGATCTTCATACCGCTCCCCCTGATTAATTCTCACATCAGCTTTTCGCTCAATTTCCGCCAATTATATGCCATCTGCAATCGACCGGCCGCGTCACACCCAACTGCCGAGACCCCTCAATCACGCATCGGGCAGTCCGCCAATCCCACAAACCACGAGACAAGCGACAACGTTCAACGCCCCGAACCCAACCCAATCCAACCCAACAATCAAAAGCCCACGAACAACGACCAAGCGCCAACAATGCGCACATTCGCCCCGATTTATTCATATCCGACGTACTTTATTATTTTTTAGACAGATTATGTCCAAATATCTGTTTAATCGTCCACAATACGGAATCACCACGCGCAACCCTTCTCCCACAACGCATACTGCCAACTATCGGTCGAGCCGCACGATGTTGTCCACAAGATTTTGCGGCGACGCCGACACCCACAAGGGTCAAGAACGGAAGGAACCAAATCATGAGATACGGTATCATCGGCGCAGGCGCCATGGGATTCAGGTACGGCGTGCTGCTGCAGGAGTTGGCACACCAGCCGTTGGACTATATCGAGATTTGGGAGCCGAACCTCGAGAAGGTCAAGGAGCAGGGCGGCGTCTACGTTTCCCGCGACCATGAAGGCCGTCATCTCGTCAAGGCCGACATTTACTCGCCGGAAGAATACGCGGCCAAAGGCGGCGACCCCGACCTGTGGATCATCATGGTCAAGCAGATGGATCTTGACAACTATCTCAAGCGCTGCGCCGACGCGGGCCTCTTCAAGGACCATCAGGTCGTCTTCAGCGCGATGAACGGCTGGGGCCACTTCGAAAAAATCCTCAAGTACTTCCCGAAAGACCGCATTTACGGTGGCACGGCGATGGTCGCGAGCGCCTTCAACGGCCCGGGCGACGTCGATTTCATCGGCAAGCCGGGCGCCGGCACGATGCACATCTGCGCGATGACCGAGGAAGTCACGCCGGTCGAGAAGGAATTCGTCGCCGACCTCGACAAAACCGGCTTCAACCCGCAGGTCACGCAGAATTTCCGCGGCACCTGCATGGCCAAGGTCATTTTCAACTCGGTGATCAACTCGATCTGCACGATGTACCAGATCACCATGGGCCAGTTCGTCTCCTACCCCGGCTACAAGAGCATGGCCACGCAGCTGATCAACGAGGCGTACGACGCGCTCGAACGCTCCGGCTTCCAGCCCATCCAGAACCGCGCCGAGGCCATCAAGGAAATCGATTACGTCAGCCGCGTCGCCAACCCGCTGCACTACCCGTCGATGTACCAGGACATGTCGAAGGGCCGCAAAACCGAGGTGGACTACATCAACGGCTACATCGCCAAGGTCGGCCGCGAGAACGACTGCCCCTGCCGCGTCCAGGAGTTCCTCGCCAACGGCGTGCACGTCGCCGAGCTCGCCTTCCAGATCCACAAGAAGGAAGCCGCCGAGAAAGCCGCTGCCGAGGCTGCTAAGTAAGCCAAGAAGGTCGTCTCCCGTAGCGGACGCACGCTTGCTGCACTAAGGCTTCCTATACATCAATCATTCACCAATCCCCGCCCAAAATTCATCGGCGGGGACTTTTTTGTGTCACAAAATTAGAAAATCATCCACTATTTGGCCATTTATCGCGTGTTCCCAGCTTTGCGGCTTAGTCCTTATAGTCTCGGTATCGCATTCCGGTCCACAAGATCGCGCGACACCCAGCCGAGCCCAAAAGGCATGGAGACGACAAAATTGCAACACGGGAAAGAATGATTATGAAATACGGAATTATCGGCGCAGGATCCATGGGCTTCAGGTACGGGGTGCTCTTCCACAATCTGGTGGGCCGCGACGTCGACTACATCGATATCTGGGAGCCGAACCTGAAAGCCATCAAGGAGCAGGGCGGCGTCTACGTTTCCCGCGATTACAAGAACCGTCACCTGGAGAAGGTCAACGTCTATACGCCCGAGGAATACGCGGCCAAGGGCGGCGACCCCGACATGTGGATCATCATGGTCAAGCAGATGGACCTGCAGAACTATCTCACCCGTTGCGCGGACGCCGGGCTCTTCAAGGACCACCAGAACGTCTTCAGCGCGATGAACGGCTGGGGCCATTTCGAAAAGATTCTCAAGTACTTCCCCGAGGAGCGCGTCTACGGCGGCACCGCCATGCAGGGCAGCTCCTTCATCGCGCCCGGCGAGGTCGATTTCCAAGGCGAACTGGGCAGCGGAAGCATGCATATCTGCTCAATGAGCGGCGAGGTGACGCCGGTGGAGAAGGAGCTGGCCGCCGACTTCGAGAAGGCCCACTTCAACCCGATAATCTCAAACGACCTGCAGGGCACTTGCCTGGCGAAGATCATCTTCAATTCCGTGGTCAATTCGCTGTGCACGATGTATCAGATTCGCATGGGCCAGTTCATCTCCTACCCCGGTGCGATGGACATGACCACGCAGCTGGTCAACGAGGCTTACGACGCGCTGGAACGCGGCGGCATTCAGCCGATTCAGACCCGCGCCGAGGCCATCCACGAGGTCGAGAACTCCAGCAAGGTCGTCATGCCGCTGCACTATCCGTCGATGTACCAGGACATGGTCGCCGGCCGCAAGACCGAGGTCGACTACATCAACGGCTACATCGCCAGCGTTGGCCGCGAGAACGACTGCCCCTGCCGCGTGCACGAATTCGTGACCAACGGCGTCCACGTCGCTGAGCTCGCCTTCCAGATCCACAAGAAGGAAGCCGCCGAAAAGGCC
This Bifidobacterium sp. ESL0790 DNA region includes the following protein-coding sequences:
- a CDS encoding trypsin-like peptidase domain-containing protein — its product is MAEDNKDEWGGDQPASSQGGAQGAPGAERDSAERQPGQGDTSAETFHGDFIMPGYKPVEPAADKRSGDTGATTNAPADANTGADAIASVGSEADTNATKDINTTPTETISKDDAGYGPYRPAPEFGAYGPAPTASNPNGAADGNVADGNVVDGTSGMPWNGIFNGLGSNDGNAYGAPTQGQPNQGNGSEYGDPNMPGGQQGGFGAPPSYGPGDMGGNGNQNGRNGGSWASAHSNIITAIVAAVVAAALCLGISFAAISRGWISIPSSGTMSGISSNKSGPGTATVNGGQAPDWASVSKQVSGSVVSIQAQVSQGIAKGSGAVLDNKGHIVTNNHVISGGKNIQVTLSNGQIFTASVVGTDTTTDLAVIKIDNAPSDLKPVTFADSDKLAVGENVMAVGNPLGYDDTATTGIVSALDRPVSVMDDNNSEIVTNAVQIDAAINPGNSGGPTFNAAGQVIGINSSIASASSSQSQSGSIGIGFAIPSDLVKRIADEIVSKGSVKHAMLGVTIKNATATSDGITRGGAQITKSSSGGSAVVKGSPADKAGLKADDTVVAFNGKAVGSSSALLGYVRAASLGDKVKLTIVRGGQTMDVNVTLDQEETQVKGSNRSESQKQDSGQGDSGSGSDGSGSDDGDGGGLFDPFGLW
- the tgt gene encoding tRNA guanosine(34) transglycosylase Tgt, whose protein sequence is MPSASGLLEHPLGAEPGKPGDRGKFWFEERTRLSDSAEGKGRGGARYGRTGVIHTPHGDIRTPAFVPVATQAAMKGVLPETMKSLGAQCLLSNAFHLFERPGEDILDEAGGLARFENWDGPTFTDSGGFQVLSLGAGFKKTLAMDVTGMKSDDVIAKGRERKAFVDEDGVTFKSPLNGSKHRFSAEISMGIQHKIGADIMFSFDELTTLMNTRGYQERSVERTFRWAKRCVAEHQRLTEARVGKPYQALYGVVQGANYEDLRRRAASQIASLDFDGVGIGGAIEKRVIGDTCAWICDEMPESRPRHVLGIAAVDDIFACVENGGDTFDCVAPARCARNGAIYTRDGRYNIKRAANKRDFGPLEEGCDCYTCTHYSRAYVDHMLHAHEINGATLATIHNERFFIRLLDEIRASIDGGYFEDFRDETLARYYAHGSKG
- a CDS encoding nitroreductase family protein, with protein sequence MNLNEAMTERHSVRMYTDEAVSPEVLDTLASEIKACNDTSGLHIQMASGLDDAFCGYKTHYGHFTGVHNAIALVAHVDKPYDLRPKKKKTPEPCDIKPSARTSNGDDTDALRSSSKNDNSNRDDTAPIAQTTSLPVPQSNAPAPADPVPADEAETEEKVGYYGEQLALRIVQLGLATSWAVLDDAEDGWWQLEPGERLVWILAFGHPARAGAKHHSKPLESLCSLPASLGPNATLEDAPNWFQRGIAAASLAPTSLSQQPFVFELENTNDRTAQDANTADGSRTLADGESSNNSAISSDATGSTSPTSSTDSASPTDPTSAISTTGSTRTTTSLTHSTRATTSTTDSAHAATSSATGSTKPLPTVIVRATPGLFAHVGVGCAKRNFEIGAGSGNFQWSK
- a CDS encoding TIGR00730 family Rossman fold protein, with amino-acid sequence MKITVYCGAAKGNEPKWAAAAEQLGKWIAGGGNELVYGGGGVGLMGVVAQAVLDGGGKVHGIMPQMLIDRGAAAEGLTTMEVVDDMDERKRRMMDLGDVLVAFPGGPGTLEEIAEAFSWARIGLNNKPCVLFDLDGYWRPLAQTFDNMVAAGFLTAVDRDKLLVTDSVDEITNFVSTYTPPKIRTFPDARK
- a CDS encoding ketopantoate reductase family protein, whose translation is MRYGIIGAGAMGFRYGVLLQELAHQPLDYIEIWEPNLEKVKEQGGVYVSRDHEGRHLVKADIYSPEEYAAKGGDPDLWIIMVKQMDLDNYLKRCADAGLFKDHQVVFSAMNGWGHFEKILKYFPKDRIYGGTAMVASAFNGPGDVDFIGKPGAGTMHICAMTEEVTPVEKEFVADLDKTGFNPQVTQNFRGTCMAKVIFNSVINSICTMYQITMGQFVSYPGYKSMATQLINEAYDALERSGFQPIQNRAEAIKEIDYVSRVANPLHYPSMYQDMSKGRKTEVDYINGYIAKVGRENDCPCRVQEFLANGVHVAELAFQIHKKEAAEKAAAEAAK
- a CDS encoding 2-dehydropantoate 2-reductase, whose product is MKYGIIGAGSMGFRYGVLFHNLVGRDVDYIDIWEPNLKAIKEQGGVYVSRDYKNRHLEKVNVYTPEEYAAKGGDPDMWIIMVKQMDLQNYLTRCADAGLFKDHQNVFSAMNGWGHFEKILKYFPEERVYGGTAMQGSSFIAPGEVDFQGELGSGSMHICSMSGEVTPVEKELAADFEKAHFNPIISNDLQGTCLAKIIFNSVVNSLCTMYQIRMGQFISYPGAMDMTTQLVNEAYDALERGGIQPIQTRAEAIHEVENSSKVVMPLHYPSMYQDMVAGRKTEVDYINGYIASVGRENDCPCRVHEFVTNGVHVAELAFQIHKKEAAEKAAAEADK